One region of Oncorhynchus nerka isolate Pitt River linkage group LG22, Oner_Uvic_2.0, whole genome shotgun sequence genomic DNA includes:
- the LOC115105108 gene encoding zinc finger E-box-binding homeobox 1, with protein sequence MADGPRCKRRKQANPRRNNVTNYSNVVKTPGSDSDDEDKLHIVEEDGSLADGADCDSNVPSEDHNGDRSDEAREECGSDGEDDGRTDALVEEMLQQGDTAVIYPEAPEDEPRQGTPEASGHDENGTPDAFSQLLTCPYCSRGYKRYTSLKEHIKLRHEKSEDNFSCSQCSYTFAYRTQLERHMTAHKAGRDQRHVTQSGANRKFNCTECEKAFKYKHHLKEHLRIHSGEKPYECSNCKKRFSHSGSYSSHISSKKCISVISAVNGRPRPSAKASQCPSPAMPASPSSTTTRTQIWDKPLQEQLPLNQIKSEPVDYEYKAMVLSPATTGGNGHGGGVLNGGAAGPLQGAVQAVMLPTMGLVSPISINLADLQNILKVAVDGNMIRQMLENNAKAAGTGTGATGVPHQQLISAISLPIIGQDGNATKIIINYSLDPSQTQLTAQNLKKEPQTLATMPGQPQAQPLAEVAIEPCSKAQQRLPEDLTLSRPPRSKEEKMEEENEKEEETTKTCLLCGDCPGGLDVLHALEHCKKASGLRINGDKSESAIASLLSEGVGNQPKNLLSLLKAYFALNAEPTKEELSKISDSVSLPTDVVKKWFDKMQSSQVSLGAPTPPSEEEGPLSESPGATVVSPKVRPEQDTEGPTMMQSGPAEATPAEVNGSMRSPASPTPLNLTAGGPVPAKPSSSDSTDGPLDLSLPKPTREEAAAAATYHASVYSHQDEPLNLTKTCTTKKELPLAGAAGHHVTGQPVSLYTASPQSANPISIMTTQLPSGTIYAITDQGRAGMPCLRAVTTSNNQTILIPQLAYTYTTTATANSPAGTETQEKTTLQVNGIKEERQDTSSEGVSTMEELNDSDSAPSRKKMRKTESGMYACDLCDKIFQKSSSLLRHKYEHTGKRPHECGICRKAFKHKHHLIEHMRLHSGEKPYQCDKCGKRFSHSGSYSQHMNHRYSYCKKEALEGSQGGIGEEVLEEEMESPVGLALGLGGEQQEQSDSRPTSSHLDSDERGSSTREDEEESEEEGEEEDMETAAGEEVEGDPDRVLDMDDIQVVRIGDEGGDEEEEAEGEKEEDTGREEGESEEEQGVERVVVGGEGEEGEEEEEGVVGVEVKEEQEEEEVTGEKADTRQEEVEENREKEEEHGGEKEQAEEQVEEELSEKEETMDTEKGLTSEDKEESGSRAVEESEVMKKNEGETNRNTVSEDKNQTPTGEKGDPN encoded by the exons CGAGGGAGGAGTGTGGTTCAGACGGGGAGGACGATGGCAGGACGGACGCTCTGGTGGAAGAGATGCTGCAGCAGGGAGACACAGCCGTCATTTACCCAGAAGCCCCGGAGGACGAGCCACGCCAAGGGACCCCCGAGGCCAGCGGACATGACGAGAACG GCACTCCGGATGCGTTCTCTCAGCTCCTCACCTGTCCCTACTGCTCCCGCGGCTACAAGCGTTACACGTCCCTGAAGGAGCACATCAAGCTGCGCCACGAGAAGAGCGAGGACAACTTCAGCTGCTCCCAGTGCAGCTACACTTTTGCCTACCGCACACAGCTGGAGAGACACATGACGGCCCACAAAGCTGGTAGAGACCAG AGGCACGTGACGCAGTCGGGGGCCAACCGCAAATTCAACTGCACCGAATGTGAAAAAGCATTTAAGTACAAGCACCACCTGAAGGAGCACCTACGCATCCACAGCG GAGAGAAGCCGTACGAGTGCTCCAACTGCAAGAAGCGTTTCTCCCACTCGGGCTCCTACAGTTCCCACATCAGCAGTAAGAAGTGCATCAGCGTGATCTCGGCAGTCAACGGCCGCCCCCGGCCCAGCGCCAAGGCGTCCCAGTGCCCGTCCCCAGCCATGCCCGCCTcgccctcctccaccaccacacgCACACAGATCTGGGATAAACCTTTACAGGAGCAACTACCCCTCAATCAGATCAAGAGCGAGCCAGTGGACTACGAGTACAAGGCCATGGTGTTGTCTCCAGCAACGACAGGAGGAAACGGTCATGGAGGAGGGGTGTTAAACGGGGGTGCCGCGGGCCCCCTGCAGGGTGCGGTGCAGGCTGTGATGCTCCCCACCATGGGTCTGGTATCTCCCATCAGCATCAACCTGGCAGACCTGCAGAACATCTTGAAG GTGGCGGTGGACGGTAACATGATCAGACAGATGTTGGAGAACAATGCCAAGGCAGCGGGGACCGGCACAGGGGCGACGGGTGTTCCTCACCAGCAGCTCATCTCAGCCATCAGTCTCCCCATCATCGGTCAGGACGGCAACGCTACCAAGATCATCATCAACTACAGCCTCGATCCCAGCCAGACCCAGCTCACTGCCCAGAACCTGAAGAAAGAACCTCAGACTCTGGCTACAATGCCAGGCCAGCCCCAGGCTCAGCCCCTGGCCGAGGTTGCCATAGAGCCCTGCAGCAAGGCCCAGCAGAGACTCCCAGAGGACCTGACACTCAGCAGGCCCCCCAGGAGCAAAGAGGAGAAGATGGAAGAGGAAaacgagaaggaggaggagaccaCTAAGACCTGTCTGCTCTGTGGTGACTGCCCCGGTGGTCTGGACGTGCTCCACGCACTCGAGCACTGTAAGAAGGCCTCAGGCCTCAGGATCAATGGGGACAAATCAGAGTCGGCCATCGCCTCGTTACTGTCCGAGGGGGTCGGGAACCAGCCCAAgaacctcctgtccctcctcaagGCCTACTTCGCCCTAAACGCTGAGCCAACCAAGGAGGAGCTCAGCAAGATCTCAGATTCAGTCAGCCTGCCCACCGACGTGGTCAAGAAGTGGTTCGACAAGATGCAGAGCAGTCAGGTCTCACTAGGAGCTCCGACACCTCCGTCTGAGGAAGAGGGACCCTTGTCTGAGAGTCCTGGGGCCACAGTTGTGTCCCCTAAGGTAAGACCAGAGCAGGACACAGAGGGTCCCACCATGATGCAGTCCGGCCCAGCCGAGGCCACTCCGGCTGAGGTTAACGGCTCCATGCGCTCCCCAGCCTCCCCCACACCACTAAACCTGACCGCCGGGGGGCCCgtcccagccaaaccctcctccTCGGACAGCACTGATGGCCCTCTGGACCTGTCGCTACCAAAGCCCACCCGAGAGGAGGCCGCAGCCGCCGCCACTTACCACGCCTCTGTTTACTCCCATCAGGACGAACCCCTGAACTTGACGAAGACTTGCACAACAAAGAAAGAACTTCCGCTCGCCGGCGCCGCTGGCCACCACGTGACTGGTCAACCTGTGTCCCTGTACACCGCCAGCCCACAAAGTGCCAACCCGATCAGTATCATGACCACTCAGCTGCCCAGCGGGACCATTTATGCCATCACTGACCAGGGCCGTGCAGGCATGCCCTGCCTCCGGGCAGTTACCACTAGTAACAACCAGACTATCCTCATCCCACAGCTGGCCTATACCTATACCACTACAGCTACAGCCAACAGCCCtgcagggacagagacacaggAGAAGACCACACTGCAAGTCAATGGCATCAAG GAGGAGCGTCAGGACACCAGCTCAGAGGGCGTGTCCACCATGGAAGAGCTGAACGACTCAGACTCCGCCCCTTCCAGGAAGAAAATGAGGAAAACGGAGAGTGGGATGTACGCCTGCGACCTGTGTGACAAGATCTTCCAGAAGAGCAGCTCTCTGCTCCGACATAAATACGAACACACAG GCAAGCGACCCCACGAGTGCGGTATTTGCAGGAAGGCCTTCAAACACAAGCACCACTTGATAGAACACATGCGTCTCCACTCTGGGGAGAAACCCTACCAGTGCGACAAGTGTGGCAAGCGCTTTTCTCACTCGGGCTCCTACTCCCAGCACATGAACCACCGTTACTCCTATTGCAAGAAAGAGGCGCTGGAAGGAAGTCAAGGAGGTATAGGGGAGGAGGtgctggaggaggagatggagagcccTGTGGGGTTGGCCCTGGGCCTTGGAGGGGAGCAGCAGGAGCAGTCAGACAGCAGGCCCACCTCCTCCCACCTGGACTCTGACGAGCGAGGGAGCAGCACcagggaggacgaggaggagagcgaggaggagggggaggaggaggacatggagacagcggcaggggaggaggtggagggggatccGGACAGAGTTCTGGATATGGATGATATACAGGTGGTGCGGATAGGAGACGAGGGAGGGGACGAGGAGGAAGAGgcggagggggagaaggaagaagacactggtcgagaggagggagagagtgaggaagagcaGGGAGTGGAGAGAGTAGTGGTCGGGGGtgaaggggaggaaggagaagaagaagaggagggggtagTGGGGGTTGAAGtaaaggaggagcaggaggaagaggaggttacAGGGGAAAAAGCAGACACAAGgcaagaggaggtagaggagaacagggagaaagaggaggaacatGGAGGTGAGAAGGAACAGGCTGAGGAGCAGGTGGAGGAGGAGCTGTCTGAGAAGGAAGAGACAATGGACACAGAGAAAGGATTGACCTCGGAGGACAAGGAAGAGTCAGGGTCGAGGGCGGTGGAGGAAAGTGAGGTCATGAAAAAGAATGAAGGTGAAACAAACAGGAACACTGTTTCAGAAGACAAGAACCAGACACCgacaggagagaaaggagatCCAAATTAA